In Gimesia chilikensis, the following proteins share a genomic window:
- a CDS encoding HpcH/HpaI aldolase family protein: protein MKKNPVKAALSEGKPQVGTWLSSGDVMMTRLMARVGFPWLTVDMEHSPIDWSQAALLFGAIADAGCVPLCRVPLGKYELIKRALDAGAHGIVAPMINTVEQAKEVIDAVKYPPIGNRSVGGVLHAMNFDATAGDYYKYANDEILVVLQTESPEGVENAEEIYSLEGVDAIFVGPNDLTFQMSKETGVHPSPDELEAMLQRILETGKKTGTPVGLHVQTVEAVEQRIAEGWRFIACGSEVKFMVNEAQRIVTGLNLKSDTADLARY, encoded by the coding sequence ATGAAAAAGAATCCGGTCAAAGCAGCATTGAGTGAGGGGAAACCTCAGGTTGGAACATGGCTCTCATCCGGGGATGTAATGATGACCCGCCTGATGGCCCGCGTCGGATTCCCCTGGCTGACCGTCGACATGGAACACTCCCCCATCGACTGGTCGCAGGCCGCACTCCTCTTCGGTGCCATCGCAGATGCCGGCTGCGTCCCTCTCTGCCGGGTTCCTCTCGGAAAATATGAACTCATCAAACGGGCCCTCGACGCCGGTGCTCACGGGATTGTCGCCCCGATGATCAACACTGTCGAACAGGCCAAAGAGGTCATCGACGCCGTGAAATATCCGCCGATCGGCAACCGCTCAGTGGGTGGCGTACTGCACGCCATGAACTTCGACGCCACCGCCGGTGATTACTACAAATACGCGAACGATGAAATCCTCGTCGTCCTGCAAACCGAATCTCCCGAAGGAGTCGAAAACGCGGAAGAGATCTACAGCCTGGAAGGCGTCGACGCCATCTTCGTCGGTCCCAACGATCTGACCTTCCAGATGAGCAAAGAAACCGGCGTGCATCCATCACCCGATGAACTCGAAGCCATGCTACAGCGGATTCTGGAAACCGGCAAGAAGACCGGCACCCCCGTCGGTCTGCACGTGCAGACTGTCGAAGCCGTCGAACAGCGCATCGCCGAAGGCTGGCGGTTCATCGCCTGTGGCAGTGAAGTCAAGTTCATGGTCAACGAAGCCCAGCGGATCGTCACCGGCCTGAATCTCAAGTCCGACACCGCGGACCTGGCCCGCTATTAA
- a CDS encoding cupin: protein MIPEFTNLLTPQATPPTEELFEHLFRGQSCRVERIVSTGQSTREGQWYDQEHAEWVVLLSGSAVLRFEGETEGRTLIPGDAVNIPAHCLHRVEATAADQESVWLAIHYEPVENG from the coding sequence ATGATTCCTGAATTCACCAACCTGCTCACCCCGCAAGCCACACCCCCGACCGAGGAGCTCTTCGAACACCTCTTCCGGGGTCAGTCCTGCCGGGTGGAACGCATCGTTTCGACCGGGCAGTCCACGCGGGAAGGACAGTGGTACGATCAGGAACATGCCGAATGGGTGGTTCTGCTCTCGGGGTCAGCCGTACTCCGTTTTGAGGGGGAAACCGAGGGACGAACACTCATTCCCGGCGATGCAGTGAACATTCCCGCGCATTGTCTGCACCGGGTCGAAGCGACCGCCGCCGACCAGGAAAGCGTTTGGCTTGCAATCCACTATGAGCCTGTCGAGAATGGGTGA
- a CDS encoding YhdH/YhfP family quinone oxidoreductase, translated as MTNSFRCFQVRQQEQKEITAGVVSVPYNNLPEGEVTIRVVYSSVNYKDALAATGNPGVVRHFPHVPGIDAAGIVESSDSDQFQAGDKVVVTSYELGVERWGGWSELIRVKPEWIVPLPDGLSLKESMILGTAGLTAAMCVDSLLHHHIRPESGKVLVTGASGGVGSFALSLLKLCGFQVTGVSGKPEYHQRLLDLGADEVVDRLAIDINSDRPLLKGHWAAAIDTVGGSLLSHVIRSIQPQGCVAACGNAGGAQLDLTVFPFILRGVTLDGIDSAWYPIEKRAALWQKLATDWKLDDLDSRAKVITLDQAQQTVESLLEGTHQERTIIQVGAE; from the coding sequence ATGACGAACTCCTTTCGCTGTTTTCAGGTCCGACAACAGGAACAGAAAGAGATCACGGCCGGTGTCGTCTCGGTGCCGTATAATAATCTGCCTGAAGGTGAAGTGACGATACGCGTCGTCTATTCGTCGGTGAATTATAAAGACGCTCTGGCTGCGACCGGGAATCCTGGCGTGGTTCGTCATTTTCCGCATGTGCCCGGCATCGATGCGGCGGGCATCGTGGAGTCTTCCGACTCCGATCAGTTTCAGGCGGGAGACAAAGTGGTTGTCACCAGCTATGAGCTGGGAGTCGAACGCTGGGGAGGCTGGTCCGAACTGATTCGCGTCAAACCGGAATGGATCGTGCCGCTGCCTGACGGGCTTTCACTGAAAGAGTCGATGATTCTCGGAACCGCAGGACTGACGGCGGCGATGTGCGTCGACAGTCTGCTGCACCATCATATCAGGCCCGAGTCGGGCAAGGTGCTGGTGACAGGCGCTTCGGGAGGCGTGGGATCGTTTGCCCTGTCGTTGCTGAAACTTTGCGGGTTCCAGGTGACAGGGGTCTCCGGTAAGCCGGAATACCATCAGCGACTGCTCGACCTGGGGGCTGACGAAGTCGTGGATCGACTGGCGATTGATATCAACTCGGATCGACCGTTACTGAAAGGGCACTGGGCGGCTGCCATCGATACGGTGGGCGGCTCTTTGTTGAGTCATGTGATCCGCTCGATTCAGCCTCAGGGTTGTGTGGCCGCGTGTGGCAATGCGGGGGGCGCACAGTTGGATCTGACCGTGTTCCCGTTCATTCTGCGGGGAGTGACACTCGACGGGATCGATTCGGCCTGGTACCCGATTGAAAAGCGGGCCGCGCTCTGGCAGAAGCTGGCGACCGACTGGAAGCTGGACGATCTCGACTCGCGGGCGAAGGTCATCACGCTCGACCAGGCACAGCAGACGGTCGAAAGCCTGCTGGAGGGGACGCACCAGGAACGGACGATCATCCAGGTGGGAGCCGAATAA